Proteins from a genomic interval of Channa argus isolate prfri chromosome 11, Channa argus male v1.0, whole genome shotgun sequence:
- the LOC137136123 gene encoding eukaryotic translation initiation factor 4E-binding protein 2-like: MSTDCQKTTAKAIPSSRTVTVNDAGHMPDDYCITPGGTFFSTTPGGTRIIYDRKFLLECRSSPVANTPPRGLPNIPGVTRPSSKNTSEKTHNGELVNNNNNISETDGNNTGDDAQFEMDI; this comes from the exons ATGTCCACAGACTGCCAGAAGACCACTGCCAAGGCCATCCCGTCAAGCCGGACAGTGACTGTCAACGACGCGGGGCACATGCCCGATGACTACTGCATTACTCCCGGAGGGACCTTCTTCAGCACGACCCCTGGTG gtaCCAGGATCATCTACGACCGAAAGTTCCTGCTCGAATGTCGCAGTTCTCCTGTGGCCAATACTCCTCCTCGAGGTCTGCCCAACATTCCAGGGGTGACCAGGCCTTCCTCCAAAAACACCAGTGAGAAGACTCATAATGGTGAACTggtgaacaacaacaacaacatcagtgAGACTGATGGCAACAACACCG GTGATGACGCGCAGTTTGAAATGGACATCTAG
- the spaw gene encoding southpaw, whose product MEARVLAVCCTLFICSLGVVFSSHSHRFHTGLENGLAYRNRSVNQHSRYPLYMMQLYRSLRTADSSSPVAVNAVTTQGDSLPAHSSDSVISLMAKGCHEIGERWTVTFDMSSISTSELVQLAELRIRLPAFSASKRAIVDLYHSQKHSCNRDSTSCQEEKLFLGSLETSPSSIKSSWKVFNVTALLKYWLYQGDGVLSQEALGQSEADNGSGAGEEGNVTKKSLFENLRLKQRNIHHPTTNRVMMVIFSKHNLSQEGHAAYSLIHTVENSKYVAVERVRSDSQSRRHKRNRLERLRAIGGSSPTAAPAAGPAQKPLCRRVDMWVDFDHIGWDEWIIHPKRYNAYRCEGECPTPLDETFQPTNHAYMQSLLRHHHPEKVPCSSCVPTRLSPLSMLYYENDDLALRHHEDMIVEECGCH is encoded by the exons ATGGAAGCTAGAGTCCTGGCAGTTTGTTGCACACTTTTCATTTGCTCTCTTGGAGTTGTTTTCTCCAGTCACAGCCACAGATTTCACACAGGCCTTGAGAATGGTTTGGCATACAGAAATCGCTCAGTTAATCAACACAGCAGATACCCTCTATACATGATGCAGCTGTATCGCTCCCTCAGGACTGCTGATTCCTCATCACCAGTGGCTGTCAACGCTGTTACCACACAAGGTGACAGCCTGCCAGCTCACAGTTCAGACTCTGTCATAAGTCTAATGGCCAAAG GATGCCATGAAATTGGTGAAAGATGGACAGTCACATTTGACATGTCCTCCATCTCTACTAGTGAACTGGTTCAGCTGGCAGAACTTCGAATCAGACTACCAGCGTTCTCTGCATCCAAGCGTGCCATTGTGGATTTGTACCACTCCCAGAAGCACAGCTGTAACCGGGATAGCACTTCATGCCAGGAGGAGAAGCTTTTCCTGGGGAGCTTGGAAACATCACCCAGTAGCATAAAGTCTTCCTGGAAGGTTTTTAATGTGACTGCTCTGTTAAAATACTGGTTGTACCAGGGAGATGGTGTGTTGAGTCAAGAAGCCTTAGGACAGTCAGAGGCAGACAATGGGAGTGGTGCTGGAGAGGAAGGGAATGTAACTAAGAAGTCCTTGTTTGAGAATTTGAGATTGAAGCAAAGAAATATACACCATCCAACCACAAACAGGGTAATGATGGTCATCTTCTCCAAACATAACCTGTCTCAGGAAGGCCATGCTGCATACAGTCTCATTCATACTGTGGAGAACTCCAAGTATGTTGCTGTGGAAAGAGTCAGAAGTGACAGTCAGAGTCGACGCCACAAAAGGAACAGACTGGAGAGACTGAGAGCCATTGGTGGATCTTCACCTACTGCTGCACCCGCAGCTGGGCCGGCCCAGAAACCGCTGTGTAGGAGAGTAGACATGTGGGTGGATTTTGACCACATCGGCTGGGATGAGTGGATTATACATCCTAAGCGCTATAATGCATATCGCTGTGAGGGAGAGTGTCCTACACCGCTGGATGAGACCTTCCAGCCCACCAATCACGCATACATGCAG AGCCTCCTGCGACATCACCACCCAGAAAAAGTGCCTTGTTCATCCTGTGTGCCAACTCGCCTCAGCCCACTCTCTATGCTGTACTACGAGAATGATGACTTGGCCCTGAGGCATCATGAGGACATGATTGTGGAAGAGTGTGGCTGTCACTGA